One window of Candidatus Rickettsiella isopodorum genomic DNA carries:
- the rpoH gene encoding RNA polymerase sigma factor RpoH — protein sequence MNTHLQTLYQTLPINSTDAYIARLKQIPVLSAEEETELAERYYQHQDLIAAKKLIIANLRFVVHIAQTYMGYGLALADLIQEGNIGLMKAVKRFDPKVGVRLISFAVHWIKAEIQEFILRNWRIVKIATTKAQRKLFFNLRKMKKHLGWFNQKEIEAVARDLGVKPETVREMESRLASNDMSLDISQDDNKDANSTHYPRLDIHFEDNRYDPARLLEASDSTESSQDHLYKALAKLDEREQNIIRDRWLIEPKITLQELANRYQVSAERVRQLEQKAIKALRHAIEEQAA from the coding sequence ATGAATACTCACTTACAAACACTTTATCAAACACTTCCCATCAACAGTACCGACGCCTATATTGCCCGGTTAAAACAAATCCCGGTATTAAGCGCTGAAGAAGAAACCGAACTCGCAGAACGCTATTACCAACACCAAGACCTGATTGCTGCCAAAAAGCTTATTATTGCTAACCTACGCTTCGTCGTACATATTGCACAAACTTATATGGGTTATGGCTTGGCACTCGCCGATCTGATTCAGGAGGGGAATATTGGTTTAATGAAAGCGGTTAAACGTTTTGACCCTAAAGTAGGCGTGCGCCTGATCTCATTTGCCGTTCATTGGATCAAAGCCGAAATTCAGGAATTTATCTTACGTAATTGGCGCATTGTTAAAATAGCCACTACAAAAGCACAACGTAAATTATTTTTTAATTTACGTAAAATGAAAAAACATTTAGGTTGGTTTAACCAAAAAGAAATCGAAGCGGTTGCGCGCGATCTCGGTGTTAAACCAGAAACCGTGCGTGAAATGGAATCTCGTTTGGCCTCCAACGATATGAGCTTGGATATCAGTCAGGATGACAATAAGGATGCCAACTCCACTCACTATCCACGACTCGATATCCATTTTGAAGATAATCGTTACGACCCAGCTCGTTTACTCGAAGCTAGTGACAGCACCGAGTCCAGTCAAGATCATCTGTATAAAGCGTTGGCCAAATTGGACGAACGAGAACAAAACATTATCCGGGATCGTTGGTTAATTGAACCTAAAATAACATTGCAAGAATTAGCCAATCGTTATCAAGTATCCGCTGAGCGAGTGCGTCAATTAGAACAAAAAGCAATTAAAGCGCTACGTCATGCGATCGAGGAACAAGCGGCATGA
- the ispG gene encoding flavodoxin-dependent (E)-4-hydroxy-3-methylbut-2-enyl-diphosphate synthase: protein MAESEPLTPVVRRISTPVQVGSVQLGGGAPIVVQSMTNTDTENAVATAQQIIELAQSGSELVRITVNTEQAAHQVPFIRDKVRESGYSVPIVGDFHYNGHRLLQAYPDCAKALDKYRINPGNVGYGEKRDAQFTQMIEVALKYNKPVRIGVNWGSLDQDLSLREMDKNAASAHPRSASEVLQETLVLSALLSAELAEKIGMPASMMVLSCKVSRVQDLIAIHRNLAARCTYAIHLGLTEAGMGSKGIVATTAALAVLLQEGIGDTIRASLTPEPGGDRRREVVICQQILQALGRRAFMPSVSACPGCGRTTSSYFQELATQVEGYIKERMPIWSKKYTGVENLSLAVMGCIVNGPGESKHANIGISLPGTGEHPIAPVFADGRKIATLRGETIVQQFQQIVEEYVLTHYDEKG from the coding sequence ATGGCCGAATCTGAACCTCTCACCCCGGTCGTACGTCGCATCAGCACCCCCGTTCAAGTGGGCTCGGTTCAGCTCGGTGGCGGAGCACCTATTGTTGTTCAATCCATGACCAATACCGATACGGAGAATGCGGTGGCTACGGCCCAGCAGATTATAGAATTAGCTCAATCGGGCTCAGAATTAGTTCGAATTACCGTCAATACGGAGCAAGCGGCCCACCAAGTCCCTTTTATTCGCGATAAAGTCCGTGAGTCGGGGTATTCGGTGCCGATAGTGGGTGATTTTCATTATAATGGCCACCGTCTTTTGCAGGCTTATCCGGATTGTGCCAAAGCCTTAGATAAATACCGTATTAATCCCGGTAATGTAGGCTATGGCGAAAAGCGAGATGCCCAATTTACGCAGATGATCGAAGTGGCACTGAAATATAATAAGCCAGTACGAATAGGCGTGAATTGGGGTAGTTTGGATCAAGACCTGAGCTTACGTGAGATGGATAAAAATGCAGCGTCTGCGCACCCACGTTCTGCGTCAGAAGTATTACAGGAAACCTTAGTATTATCGGCTTTACTGAGTGCCGAGTTGGCTGAAAAAATTGGTATGCCCGCCAGTATGATGGTCCTATCCTGTAAGGTGAGTCGGGTTCAAGATTTGATAGCCATCCACCGCAATCTCGCAGCACGTTGCACCTATGCAATACATTTGGGTTTAACTGAAGCAGGAATGGGTTCAAAGGGGATTGTTGCTACCACGGCTGCTTTAGCGGTGTTATTACAAGAAGGTATCGGTGACACGATTCGGGCTTCATTAACACCTGAACCGGGTGGTGATAGACGTCGTGAAGTGGTGATTTGCCAACAGATTTTACAAGCGCTGGGTAGGCGCGCTTTTATGCCGTCGGTATCCGCATGCCCCGGTTGTGGACGTACCACGAGTAGCTATTTCCAAGAATTGGCTACCCAAGTTGAAGGCTATATTAAAGAACGTATGCCGATTTGGTCGAAAAAATATACGGGTGTAGAAAATTTATCTTTGGCGGTGATGGGATGTATCGTGAATGGGCCGGGCGAGAGTAAACATGCCAATATTGGCATTAGTTTACCGGGTACGGGTGAACATCCGATTGCGCCGGTCTTTGCTGATGGGCGTAAAATAGCCACATTGCGCGGTGAAACGATTGTGCAACAATTTCAACAAATTGTAGAGGAGTATGTGCTGACTCATTATGATGAAAAAGGATAA
- a CDS encoding L,D-transpeptidase family protein, protein MHYLQLRKFKVSLMLSLFSVATLTQAQTDSKSSSITAYQRLEKKLGVYQQAAQHPWPRLQTNQLLSIGMRGPAVAVLRQRLCATKDLVESACTHVANPNDFDEHVEEGVAFFQERHGLNDDGIVGATTRQALNVSVTQRLHQIQFNLQRWARLIGLANPAYIWINVPDHRLRLVKNHHAVLTARVIVGKPSRQTPEINSKVTRIILNPYWTVPPGIARREIIPKAMRDANYLSRNHIRLFAANQPNKELDPRAVDWLAVKKNPERYILRQDPGPYNSLGQIKFEFANSHLVYLHDTPSKALFDAERRLFSSGCVRLENPFEFLEALEKLDPSLQQAASSIKAALESGRTTVINLKTPIPIHLTYITAWVDKNDVLHFWDDVYGRDPVLPADKEQLANDLPEPI, encoded by the coding sequence ATGCATTACTTACAGTTAAGGAAATTTAAAGTGAGCTTGATGCTCAGTCTATTTTCTGTCGCGACATTAACGCAGGCACAAACCGATTCAAAGTCGTCATCTATAACCGCGTATCAACGTTTGGAAAAAAAATTAGGCGTATATCAACAGGCAGCTCAACATCCTTGGCCGCGCTTACAGACGAATCAACTATTATCGATAGGCATGCGGGGTCCAGCGGTTGCGGTGTTGCGTCAGCGCTTATGTGCAACGAAAGATTTGGTTGAAAGTGCTTGCACTCATGTGGCTAACCCGAATGATTTTGATGAACACGTCGAAGAGGGGGTTGCTTTCTTTCAAGAACGTCATGGATTAAATGACGATGGGATAGTCGGCGCAACGACACGGCAAGCGTTGAATGTGTCAGTGACACAACGGTTACATCAAATTCAATTCAATTTACAGCGTTGGGCACGGTTGATAGGCTTAGCAAATCCTGCTTATATTTGGATTAATGTACCTGATCACCGTTTACGTTTAGTTAAAAATCATCATGCGGTGTTGACGGCGCGGGTTATTGTCGGCAAACCGTCGCGACAAACACCTGAAATTAATTCCAAAGTGACCCGTATTATTTTAAACCCTTATTGGACAGTGCCTCCTGGAATTGCACGCCGAGAGATTATTCCAAAAGCAATGCGCGATGCGAATTATCTGAGTCGCAATCACATTCGACTCTTTGCAGCGAATCAACCGAATAAAGAATTAGATCCCCGTGCAGTGGATTGGCTTGCCGTGAAAAAAAATCCTGAACGTTATATTTTACGCCAGGATCCAGGCCCCTATAATTCATTGGGACAAATTAAATTTGAATTTGCTAATTCACATTTAGTTTATTTACATGATACACCCTCAAAAGCGTTATTCGATGCTGAGCGACGTTTGTTTAGTTCCGGTTGTGTCCGCTTAGAAAATCCGTTTGAATTTCTTGAGGCCTTAGAAAAACTTGATCCTTCTTTACAACAAGCGGCCTCGTCTATCAAAGCGGCTTTGGAGTCGGGACGTACTACGGTGATTAATTTAAAAACACCGATACCCATTCATCTGACTTACATTACCGCTTGGGTGGATAAAAATGATGTCTTACATTTTTGGGATGATGTGTATGGTCGTGACCCCGTGCTTCCCGCTGATAAAGAACAATTAGCCAATGATTTGCCAGAACCTATCTAA
- a CDS encoding Mth938-like domain-containing protein, translating to MELNLDTGAGHYQIRAYAKDFIQVNEQKIRHSLIVMPDQLIAPWPPHSMADLTADSLQIIIDLHPRIVLLGSGEKLVFPDAALLNIFYQHKIGIEIMNNGAACRTYTVLMSEGRKVAAALLIP from the coding sequence ATGGAATTAAACCTAGACACCGGCGCAGGCCATTATCAGATTCGCGCCTATGCGAAAGATTTTATTCAAGTGAATGAACAAAAAATCCGACATAGCCTTATCGTTATGCCCGATCAGCTGATAGCACCTTGGCCTCCTCACTCCATGGCTGACTTAACTGCCGACTCTTTACAAATAATTATTGATCTACACCCTCGTATCGTATTACTCGGCAGTGGCGAAAAGTTAGTTTTTCCCGATGCTGCGTTGTTAAACATTTTTTATCAACACAAAATAGGCATAGAAATCATGAATAACGGTGCTGCGTGTCGTACTTACACGGTGCTAATGTCTGAAGGGCGTAAAGTGGCTGCAGCTTTGTTGATTCCTTAG
- a CDS encoding DUF3579 domain-containing protein, translating to MLENTATHKSQREKLILIEGVTETGEKFRPSDWAERMCGCLASFTNRRMVYSPQLRPLMDHESRTKCLVIDPKLKETNPDIFDCIMKFAGENRLKIHESYTESEETE from the coding sequence ATGTTAGAAAATACTGCTACACATAAAAGCCAAAGAGAAAAACTCATTCTGATAGAAGGAGTCACCGAAACTGGCGAAAAATTCAGGCCTAGTGACTGGGCTGAGCGTATGTGCGGTTGTTTGGCCAGTTTTACTAATCGGCGCATGGTGTATTCTCCTCAACTGCGACCCTTGATGGATCATGAAAGCCGCACTAAATGCCTCGTTATCGACCCCAAACTAAAAGAAACTAATCCCGATATTTTTGACTGTATTATGAAATTTGCCGGTGAAAATCGCTTAAAAATCCACGAATCCTACACCGAATCTGAAGAAACAGAATAA
- a CDS encoding endonuclease III domain-containing protein, with translation MSVTQQKLLSIYECLLNQYGRQAWWPADSPFEVMVGAILTQNTHWLNVEKALILLKQRVHLTPQALLSLSTADLESCLKPSGYFRIKTQRLQNYCRWYLEKGNYSGLDQLSTTELREQFLKVQGIGPETADDILLYAFNRPVFVIDAYTRRLLQRLALIQGHETYEECRQLFETQRPKSVDRYQQYHALIVKHAKQHCKKTKPVCHTCQLESICFYK, from the coding sequence ATGTCAGTGACGCAACAAAAACTACTCAGTATCTATGAGTGTCTGCTCAATCAATACGGTCGCCAGGCATGGTGGCCGGCAGACAGCCCTTTTGAGGTGATGGTCGGCGCAATACTCACGCAAAATACTCATTGGTTGAATGTGGAAAAAGCGTTAATTCTTTTAAAACAGCGAGTGCATTTAACACCCCAGGCACTCTTAAGCCTATCGACAGCCGATTTAGAAAGCTGTTTAAAGCCGAGTGGTTATTTTCGGATTAAGACACAGCGCTTACAGAATTATTGTCGTTGGTATTTAGAAAAAGGGAATTACAGCGGCTTAGATCAATTAAGCACAACCGAGCTGCGTGAACAATTTCTTAAGGTACAAGGGATAGGCCCCGAAACGGCTGATGATATCTTACTCTATGCCTTTAATCGGCCAGTTTTTGTGATTGATGCGTATACGCGACGTTTATTGCAACGCTTAGCTTTGATTCAAGGTCACGAGACGTATGAGGAGTGTCGTCAGCTATTTGAAACACAGCGACCAAAAAGTGTCGATCGGTATCAACAATACCATGCACTGATAGTTAAGCATGCCAAACAGCATTGCAAAAAAACTAAACCGGTTTGCCATACTTGTCAGTTAGAATCGATTTGTTTTTATAAATAG
- a CDS encoding CBU_0585 family protein, whose product MKPVKKNLNPDRNFVSEIDKFLTAFDKRHPEKSASQEQEIAQYQALMMKRDIKTKTHS is encoded by the coding sequence ATGAAACCCGTAAAAAAAAACCTTAACCCTGATAGAAATTTTGTCAGTGAGATTGATAAATTTCTCACCGCTTTTGATAAACGACATCCTGAGAAGTCAGCGTCACAAGAGCAAGAAATAGCACAATACCAAGCACTGATGATGAAACGTGATATAAAAACTAAAACTCACTCTTGA
- a CDS encoding YgaP family membrane protein, producing the protein MSPFNQQKKTTLEKNLAKQIKTLEYEVNTFPAASRRKKDKKNSETFFIVFAITALIGVIIFGVGGWLTVALLGTVLSVIIVESVLLLSAAIGFCALPLYNAYLWTRDLFSAKKIKIQNKEYDQCCKNLIELKELAAEKNYLSTKINFKLNNVIKCFPFKLFVQGNADFMQLGLKDQLQRLEQQKKNHPTYFRKQKADQSWNKIFQYSAIISCVGISLYAFAFIMLLIASTPISLGPLLPFFVTSTSMVALMIAGPVTLSKLLHGAYLWMRDLFSSAEIKAENKQYAQLEKTITKLKKLEERQSQLNVKINNKLKEFSDTLTLTIDEKGMTENLLNNLECNGKNNNKFCKYGVMFPKESTKLQPLYALQTLAPCKYDTQHRYS; encoded by the coding sequence ATGTCGCCATTTAACCAGCAAAAAAAAACTACACTTGAAAAAAATTTAGCTAAGCAAATAAAAACATTAGAATATGAAGTTAATACATTCCCGGCTGCCTCACGAAGAAAAAAAGATAAAAAAAATAGCGAGACTTTTTTTATAGTTTTCGCCATTACTGCCTTAATAGGAGTTATTATTTTTGGTGTAGGGGGCTGGTTGACCGTTGCTTTATTAGGAACGGTTTTATCTGTTATTATTGTTGAGTCAGTATTGCTTTTGTCGGCTGCAATTGGCTTTTGTGCTTTGCCTCTCTATAATGCTTATTTGTGGACACGTGATTTATTTAGTGCTAAGAAAATAAAAATACAAAATAAAGAGTATGATCAATGCTGCAAAAATCTGATTGAATTAAAAGAATTAGCGGCTGAAAAAAACTATTTATCTACAAAAATAAACTTTAAGCTGAATAATGTTATTAAATGTTTCCCGTTTAAGCTTTTTGTCCAAGGGAACGCTGACTTTATGCAGCTCGGCTTAAAAGATCAACTACAACGATTAGAACAACAAAAGAAAAATCATCCTACTTATTTCCGAAAGCAAAAGGCTGATCAGAGTTGGAATAAAATTTTTCAATATTCGGCAATAATTTCCTGCGTGGGAATTAGTTTATATGCCTTTGCTTTCATTATGTTGCTAATCGCATCTACACCCATATCGCTAGGGCCGCTATTGCCGTTTTTTGTAACGAGTACGTCAATGGTAGCGTTAATGATAGCAGGGCCTGTTACATTGAGTAAATTATTGCATGGTGCTTATTTGTGGATGCGAGATTTGTTTAGTTCGGCTGAAATAAAAGCTGAAAATAAACAGTATGCTCAGCTAGAAAAAACTATTACTAAATTGAAAAAATTAGAAGAACGACAAAGCCAATTAAATGTAAAAATTAACAATAAACTTAAAGAATTTTCTGATACCTTAACACTAACTATCGATGAGAAAGGAATGACAGAAAATCTTCTGAACAATTTAGAGTGCAACGGTAAAAATAATAATAAATTTTGTAAATACGGAGTTATGTTTCCTAAGGAATCAACAAAGCTGCAGCCACTTTACGCCCTTCAGACATTAGCACCGTGTAAGTACGACACGCAGCACCGTTATTCATGA
- a CDS encoding CYTH domain-containing protein, producing the protein MFLEIELKLRIAPQDVNLLLQHPLLQLASTQALSVEQLISRYFDTSDLALWKEGLSMRVREAGGRTIQTLKTAGEQIGDLQHRHEWDQPVTQNSPNIEQFTDPSLITKLKTILGDKHLLELFHTDFQRSSWSLNTEGTQIELVLDQGLVKTVTNQAVLHEIELELKQGDSQQLYKIAELLKSTIPLNVETRSKAERGYLLYNHDNKMSSNYV; encoded by the coding sequence ATGTTTCTAGAAATTGAACTTAAACTCCGCATTGCCCCTCAAGATGTTAACCTATTACTACAACATCCTTTATTACAGCTCGCCAGTACGCAAGCGCTCTCCGTAGAACAACTCATCAGCCGTTATTTTGACACTTCCGACCTCGCTTTATGGAAAGAAGGATTGTCGATGCGAGTCCGTGAAGCCGGTGGCCGCACCATACAAACCTTAAAAACAGCGGGTGAGCAGATAGGTGATTTACAACATCGGCACGAGTGGGATCAACCCGTCACACAAAATAGTCCTAATATCGAGCAATTCACTGACCCAAGCTTAATAACCAAGCTAAAAACCATCCTTGGGGATAAGCATTTATTAGAATTGTTTCATACGGACTTTCAACGCAGTTCATGGAGTTTAAATACAGAGGGAACTCAAATCGAATTAGTTTTAGACCAAGGTCTGGTCAAAACCGTCACGAATCAAGCTGTTTTACATGAAATTGAGCTAGAATTAAAACAAGGTGATAGCCAACAACTCTATAAAATAGCCGAACTTCTCAAATCGACCATTCCGCTCAACGTAGAAACGCGTAGCAAGGCAGAACGAGGCTATTTACTCTATAATCATGACAATAAAATGTCATCTAATTATGTATAG
- a CDS encoding flavohemoglobin expression-modulating QEGLA motif protein, with amino-acid sequence MKSNEKAYRARLRELSDRIVQAQDAIKILESIKWGPEIQADFFKKKCKQLPKVNAEYYQKNSLSFDICKKREEFQILERDINREVGQFSSIGRIMLRMCREYQDLLNLLMARGTPEFSALSKELYGSADDAFYVNAPRLKDLVPVVSQALMNIKDKTQNELDEKRYDSQQAIEILNRRLSVYFKHAGKAKDWVIVSDGIVADAAAGSERIKVRKDALFSERDLRILEVHEGWVHMGTTLNGMRQPICTFLSKGPPSAIANQEGLAIITELFLFVSSPMRIKKLTDRVTGIAMAEEGADFLQVFNFFLEQAHTPEESYKSSVRIFRGSLPNLGPFTKDLVYTKGFILIYNYLRLAVEQGLVDRVDLLFVGKTSLEDQRLLAHLLEEGLLVKPHFMPHQFRDLAALSCWMCFSLFFNKLDLKKLAIDYRNILQG; translated from the coding sequence ATGAAAAGTAATGAAAAGGCGTATCGCGCACGATTACGTGAATTATCGGATCGTATCGTGCAAGCACAAGATGCGATAAAAATTTTAGAAAGCATTAAATGGGGGCCCGAAATACAAGCCGATTTTTTTAAAAAGAAATGCAAACAATTACCCAAAGTCAATGCGGAATATTATCAGAAAAATAGTTTGTCGTTTGATATCTGTAAAAAACGCGAAGAATTTCAAATTTTAGAACGGGATATTAATCGCGAAGTTGGCCAATTCAGTTCGATCGGTCGTATTATGTTGCGCATGTGTCGAGAATATCAGGATTTGTTGAATTTATTGATGGCGCGTGGTACCCCTGAGTTTAGTGCCTTATCCAAAGAATTATATGGCAGTGCCGATGATGCTTTTTATGTGAATGCACCGCGCTTAAAGGATTTAGTACCCGTCGTTTCACAAGCACTGATGAATATTAAAGACAAAACCCAAAATGAACTGGATGAGAAACGTTATGACAGCCAACAAGCGATAGAAATTCTGAATCGACGTTTATCAGTGTATTTTAAACATGCAGGTAAAGCAAAAGATTGGGTGATAGTCAGTGATGGGATTGTCGCCGATGCGGCGGCCGGTTCAGAACGGATCAAGGTACGCAAGGATGCCTTATTCAGTGAGCGTGATTTACGAATTTTAGAAGTGCATGAGGGGTGGGTACACATGGGTACCACACTGAATGGGATGCGGCAACCGATATGTACTTTTCTCAGCAAAGGTCCGCCTTCGGCGATTGCCAATCAAGAAGGCCTGGCGATCATCACGGAATTATTTCTTTTTGTTTCCTCACCCATGCGGATTAAGAAATTAACGGATCGTGTCACCGGGATTGCCATGGCGGAAGAGGGCGCTGATTTTCTGCAAGTGTTTAATTTTTTTCTAGAACAAGCGCATACGCCGGAAGAAAGTTATAAAAGCAGCGTCAGGATTTTTCGGGGTAGTTTACCGAATTTAGGCCCGTTTACGAAAGATTTAGTTTACACTAAAGGTTTTATTCTAATCTATAATTATCTCCGTTTGGCGGTTGAGCAAGGTTTAGTGGATAGAGTTGATTTGTTATTTGTCGGTAAAACTAGTTTAGAAGATCAACGCTTATTAGCCCATTTACTTGAAGAGGGATTACTGGTTAAACCGCATTTTATGCCGCATCAGTTTCGTGATTTAGCCGCATTAAGTTGTTGGATGTGTTTTTCCCTGTTTTTTAATAAACTGGACTTGAAAAAACTTGCCATTGATTATCGAAATATTTTGCAGGGCTAA
- the recJ gene encoding single-stranded-DNA-specific exonuclease RecJ: MNKTILRRKFNLIEDLNHLHPVLQRVYAARGIQSTEELDYGLQHLLHYQSLTGIEAAAQCLGRAVMEQQRLLIVGDFDSDGATSSALAVSALRHFGAQQVDFLVPNRFEYGYGLTPEIVELALRVKKPDVIVTVDNGISSHEGVIAAKSAGLKVVITDHHLQAASLPTADALVNPQQTGDQFPSKHLAGVGVIFYVMLALRHYLRSQAWFEKTNLTVPNMRQFLDLVALGTVADLVSLDRNNRLLVTQGLQWIKNGKARPGISALLKIAKREVEYLVASDLSFSIAPRLNAAGRLADMSLGIACLLETDHNRAHEFALQLSQLNEERRLIENTMKQEAFIILEKHIEKKPLEKGICLYDSRWHQGVIGLLASRLTDRLHRPTIIFADGHQTNELKGSARSINGLHIRDLLETLATRHPHLINKFGGHAMAAGLSLKKDSFAEFAKLFQHECEQQLRPDILQATCYTDGELTQQELGLELAELLRYDAGPWGQDFPEPLFEGCFRLLAQRLVGDKHLKMTLAIQEVSSKQIEAIAFNVNLKHWPNHRAEYINARYRLGVNYYQGHKTLQLIVENLEPV, from the coding sequence ATGAATAAAACCATCTTACGTCGCAAATTCAATTTAATTGAAGATTTAAATCATTTACACCCGGTTTTACAGCGGGTCTATGCGGCACGTGGTATTCAATCCACGGAGGAGTTGGATTATGGCTTACAACATTTACTGCATTATCAATCATTAACCGGCATTGAAGCTGCAGCACAATGTTTGGGTAGAGCAGTGATGGAGCAACAGCGTTTACTGATTGTCGGCGATTTTGATAGTGATGGTGCCACTAGTAGTGCCTTAGCGGTGAGTGCGTTACGACATTTTGGCGCGCAGCAGGTTGATTTCTTAGTGCCGAATCGTTTTGAGTATGGGTATGGCTTAACGCCCGAGATAGTTGAACTGGCTTTACGCGTGAAAAAACCGGATGTTATTGTCACCGTTGATAATGGTATTTCGAGTCATGAAGGCGTTATCGCTGCCAAATCGGCTGGATTAAAAGTAGTCATTACCGATCATCATTTGCAAGCGGCCAGCTTGCCCACTGCAGATGCGTTGGTTAACCCTCAACAAACCGGCGATCAATTTCCAAGTAAGCACTTAGCAGGCGTCGGTGTTATTTTTTATGTGATGTTGGCGCTCAGACACTATTTGCGTAGCCAAGCTTGGTTTGAAAAAACTAACCTTACTGTACCCAATATGCGGCAGTTTCTAGATTTAGTGGCATTAGGGACGGTCGCTGATTTGGTTAGCTTAGATCGAAATAATCGCTTATTAGTTACTCAAGGTTTGCAATGGATTAAAAACGGTAAAGCGCGACCAGGGATTTCTGCGTTACTTAAGATCGCGAAGCGCGAAGTAGAGTATCTGGTTGCGAGTGATTTATCGTTTAGCATTGCACCGCGTTTAAATGCGGCAGGACGATTGGCTGATATGTCCTTAGGGATAGCTTGTTTGTTAGAAACGGATCATAACCGTGCACACGAGTTCGCCTTGCAGCTCAGTCAATTAAATGAAGAGCGTCGTTTGATAGAAAATACCATGAAGCAAGAAGCTTTTATTATTTTAGAAAAACACATCGAAAAAAAGCCTTTAGAAAAAGGAATTTGTTTATACGATAGCCGTTGGCATCAAGGCGTCATCGGTTTATTGGCTTCACGATTAACCGATCGTTTACATCGACCGACGATTATTTTTGCCGATGGACATCAAACCAATGAATTAAAAGGTTCAGCCCGCTCTATTAACGGCTTGCATATTCGGGATCTATTAGAAACGCTGGCAACGCGTCATCCGCATTTGATTAATAAATTTGGCGGACATGCGATGGCAGCCGGATTAAGTTTGAAAAAAGATTCGTTTGCCGAGTTTGCTAAGCTTTTTCAGCATGAATGCGAGCAACAATTGCGACCTGATATTCTACAGGCTACTTGTTATACTGATGGCGAACTAACACAGCAAGAGCTAGGCTTAGAATTAGCCGAGCTATTACGTTATGACGCAGGCCCCTGGGGTCAAGACTTTCCAGAACCGTTGTTTGAAGGTTGTTTTCGTTTACTTGCGCAACGTTTGGTGGGGGATAAACATTTAAAGATGACATTAGCGATTCAGGAGGTGAGTAGCAAGCAGATCGAAGCGATTGCATTCAATGTCAATCTTAAACATTGGCCTAATCACCGTGCTGAGTACATTAATGCTCGCTATCGTTTAGGCGTTAACTATTATCAGGGGCACAAAACTTTGCAATTAATTGTTGAGAATTTGGAACCTGTATAA